A single region of the Thermococcus paralvinellae genome encodes:
- the nuoI gene encoding NADH-quinone oxidoreductase subunit NuoI — protein sequence MEEIDFKVAPESKIKKRPSYIKPWLGLKYLFKKPVTIKIPYEKTQIAKNYRGFHSLDWKKCIGCNFCGQICPARAIEMTWIEVDGKVEKRPHPKIDYGRCTFCEFCVDVCPTGALGFVENFMLTTEWKDEELELFDWVPIHPDKLREINEKFPDYRFPVGKIEFNKETKEVTYYLRDGDVFKFKILGYGVRPPAAAKPKPAAPKAEEAKKVKKPEEKKGQKSEENSS from the coding sequence ATGGAGGAGATCGATTTTAAGGTTGCACCTGAGAGTAAGATTAAGAAAAGACCTTCATACATTAAGCCTTGGCTTGGGCTAAAGTATCTCTTCAAGAAGCCTGTGACGATTAAGATACCCTATGAAAAGACTCAAATCGCTAAAAATTATAGGGGATTCCACTCACTCGACTGGAAGAAGTGCATTGGCTGTAACTTCTGCGGTCAGATATGTCCGGCAAGGGCAATTGAGATGACGTGGATTGAGGTTGATGGCAAAGTCGAGAAGAGACCGCATCCAAAGATTGACTATGGAAGATGTACATTCTGTGAGTTTTGTGTGGATGTATGTCCAACAGGTGCACTTGGATTTGTTGAGAACTTCATGCTGACAACTGAGTGGAAAGATGAAGAGCTTGAGCTCTTTGACTGGGTTCCAATACATCCAGACAAACTCAGAGAGATCAACGAAAAGTTCCCAGATTATAGGTTCCCCGTTGGAAAGATTGAATTCAACAAGGAGACGAAAGAAGTAACATACTACCTCAGAGATGGCGATGTGTTCAAGTTTAAGATTCTTGGCTATGGAGTTAGACCGCCGGCAGCAGCTAAGCCTAAACCAGCAGCTCCAAAAGCAGAAGAAGCAAAGAAAGTGAAGAAACCTGAGGAGAAAAAAGGGCAAAAGAGTGAAGAAAACTCTTCATGA
- a CDS encoding NADH-quinone oxidoreductase subunit D: MVSQSELIKEARENGMELLPLDKDTYELFFGPQHMATENFSIILKMDGHRVVKAIANPGFLHRGFEKLAELRPWYTNIALLLRICVPEPDVPEMIYSMAVDELMGWEVPERAQWIRTTVLEMARVSAYLFWIMGLSFKLGVYTAGQWAAAYRERFMALFEELTGARVYHIYTIPGGVRRDIPGDKWLRQLKDTVEYIKSKLPDFDNLVFENYITHRRMEGIGVMDKKFALAEGVTGPNLRATGVPYDVRRMDPYLLYPELDFEVPVLKEGDALARALIRRYELEQDLYILEQLLEMGPPSGPYKVQDPRLKNLPRFKVPAGDAFAHVESTKGDFGAYVVSTGGNKPYRVQIRGPSIAHGIRVLEQLLVGARIADVPVILMSLDNCPPDIDR, translated from the coding sequence ATGGTCTCACAAAGCGAACTTATTAAAGAAGCGAGAGAAAATGGCATGGAGCTTTTACCTCTCGATAAAGATACTTATGAGTTGTTCTTCGGTCCGCAGCACATGGCTACCGAGAACTTCAGCATAATTCTCAAAATGGATGGACACAGGGTTGTTAAGGCAATAGCTAATCCTGGATTTTTGCACAGAGGATTTGAAAAGCTAGCGGAGCTTAGGCCTTGGTACACAAACATTGCTCTGCTCTTGAGAATTTGTGTTCCAGAACCTGATGTTCCAGAGATGATATACTCGATGGCTGTTGACGAATTGATGGGCTGGGAAGTTCCAGAGAGGGCACAGTGGATTAGAACAACTGTTTTGGAGATGGCAAGGGTTTCTGCATATCTCTTCTGGATTATGGGTCTCAGCTTTAAGTTAGGTGTTTACACAGCTGGTCAGTGGGCAGCAGCTTATAGAGAGAGATTTATGGCGCTCTTTGAGGAGTTAACCGGTGCGAGAGTTTATCACATCTACACAATTCCGGGAGGCGTTAGAAGAGACATTCCTGGAGACAAGTGGCTCCGCCAGCTGAAGGATACAGTAGAGTACATTAAGAGCAAGCTTCCTGACTTTGATAATCTTGTGTTTGAAAACTACATTACACACAGGAGAATGGAAGGAATAGGTGTTATGGACAAGAAGTTTGCCCTAGCTGAAGGTGTAACTGGACCGAACTTGAGAGCAACGGGAGTTCCATATGATGTGAGAAGAATGGATCCATATCTACTTTATCCAGAGCTTGACTTTGAAGTTCCAGTATTGAAAGAAGGAGATGCACTAGCAAGAGCATTAATCAGAAGATACGAGCTTGAGCAGGATTTATACATATTAGAGCAGCTTCTTGAAATGGGGCCACCTAGTGGGCCATACAAAGTCCAAGATCCAAGGCTAAAGAATTTACCAAGGTTCAAGGTACCAGCTGGAGATGCTTTTGCTCATGTGGAATCAACAAAAGGTGACTTTGGTGCCTATGTAGTCAGCACTGGAGGAAACAAGCCTTACAGAGTGCAGATAAGGGGTCCAAGCATTGCCCACGGTATCAGAGTCCTTGAGCAGTTATTAGTTGGAGCGAGAATAGCGGATGTGCCAGTCATTCTAATGAGCCTTGATAACTGTCCACCTGACATTGATAGGTGA
- a CDS encoding NADH-quinone oxidoreductase subunit C gives MTEVKWEREQAIVQKILEKAPYAEGKVRRERRIEFKVPADRIRDFLMTLKENNFELMLQITVVDWLKEGEYELIYQMWSITHRTHAMVRTRIPRDLDKARMPTVKDIYPVAETYERDAHDFYGVYFEGNEKMEMPWILDDAEQGLFPHRKDFDMLAYVKRKYKILDRFDENKDNYVI, from the coding sequence ATGACAGAGGTCAAGTGGGAGAGAGAACAAGCTATTGTTCAGAAAATACTAGAAAAAGCCCCTTATGCTGAAGGAAAAGTCAGAAGAGAAAGGAGGATTGAGTTCAAAGTTCCAGCGGATAGAATAAGAGACTTCCTGATGACCCTCAAAGAGAACAACTTCGAGCTCATGCTGCAGATAACGGTGGTTGACTGGCTTAAGGAGGGAGAATATGAGCTGATTTACCAAATGTGGAGCATAACCCACAGAACTCACGCAATGGTTAGAACGAGGATTCCAAGGGATTTAGATAAGGCAAGGATGCCAACTGTCAAGGATATTTACCCAGTTGCAGAAACCTATGAGAGAGATGCCCATGACTTCTATGGAGTCTACTTTGAGGGCAATGAAAAGATGGAGATGCCATGGATTCTCGATGATGCAGAGCAAGGACTGTTCCCACACAGGAAGGACTTTGACATGCTTGCCTATGTGAAAAGGAAGTACAAGATTTTGGACAGATTTGATGAGAACAAAGATAATTACGTGATTTGA
- a CDS encoding NuoB/complex I 20 kDa subunit family protein: MVDWRLFEPLFEFARKRSLWIVSFCTGCGGIEMPPLMTSRYDLERFGMMPNPAPRMADLFLITGYVTPKTLKRIIITYEMQPDPKYVLAHGSCPLNGGIYWDAYNAIKHLDRYIPVDVAIAGCMPRPEAVMDGIKKIMEMIENGTADGWKRYKENYEWYKKNQDELFGEGWREREARRWIPWLMDKKKKEE, translated from the coding sequence ATGGTAGATTGGCGTTTATTTGAACCTCTCTTTGAATTTGCGAGAAAGAGAAGCCTTTGGATTGTTTCATTCTGTACAGGATGCGGTGGAATAGAAATGCCGCCGCTCATGACATCAAGATATGACCTCGAAAGATTCGGTATGATGCCAAATCCAGCCCCGAGAATGGCTGATCTATTCTTAATTACTGGTTACGTTACTCCAAAGACCCTCAAAAGGATTATCATAACCTACGAGATGCAGCCAGATCCCAAATACGTGTTAGCCCACGGCTCATGTCCGCTCAACGGTGGAATCTACTGGGATGCATACAATGCAATCAAGCATCTTGACAGATATATTCCGGTTGACGTTGCCATAGCTGGATGTATGCCAAGACCAGAGGCTGTGATGGATGGAATTAAGAAAATCATGGAAATGATTGAGAACGGAACTGCTGATGGCTGGAAGAGATACAAAGAGAACTATGAATGGTACAAGAAGAACCAAGACGAGCTGTTTGGAGAAGGATGGCGTGAGAGAGAAGCGAGGAGGTGGATTCCATGGTTAATGGACAAGAAGAAAAAGGAGGAGTGA
- a CDS encoding respiratory chain complex I subunit 1 family protein codes for MLMTAVRAFLILLYAVFVGFMFMGIIRIVTARIHRRVGPPIYQPILDTIKLLSKKSNITHGLIYDFGIIYALGATILALMFIPIGGVSILRAYGDLILITFLLEIPMLGIMFAAMSSGNPWAGLGAQRALLTLLAIQVPLGFAIVALAEFYGTFSTYEIVMAQQTMGWSITHMPLLLVAIAYDLVLQAMFGKEPFDIMIAPGEISLGPMVEFGGKHMGILQIQHAIALFAETLFFANIFLGGAVVTAFTSPILNTIASLAILLVKQIAVLMIAIFVGAIFPRFTIDQAARFYWKWPTILAAAGAILAAL; via the coding sequence ATGTTGATGACTGCCGTTAGAGCTTTCCTAATTTTACTTTATGCGGTCTTCGTAGGCTTCATGTTCATGGGAATAATCAGGATTGTAACTGCGAGAATTCACAGAAGAGTTGGACCACCGATTTACCAGCCTATCCTTGATACGATTAAACTGCTCTCAAAGAAGAGCAACATAACTCACGGACTTATCTACGACTTTGGAATTATCTATGCATTAGGAGCAACAATCCTTGCTCTGATGTTCATACCTATCGGTGGAGTCAGCATACTGAGGGCATATGGTGACTTAATATTAATCACTTTCCTACTTGAAATCCCAATGCTTGGTATCATGTTTGCAGCAATGAGCTCAGGAAACCCATGGGCTGGCTTAGGTGCCCAAAGAGCTTTACTTACTTTGCTGGCTATTCAAGTGCCGTTAGGATTTGCAATAGTTGCTCTGGCAGAATTTTACGGAACATTCAGTACATATGAGATAGTTATGGCCCAGCAGACAATGGGATGGAGCATAACTCATATGCCCTTACTCCTAGTGGCAATAGCTTACGATCTCGTTTTGCAGGCAATGTTTGGTAAGGAGCCATTTGACATCATGATTGCCCCGGGTGAAATCTCATTGGGTCCAATGGTTGAGTTCGGCGGAAAGCACATGGGAATCCTTCAGATACAGCACGCTATAGCACTCTTCGCTGAGACATTATTCTTTGCAAACATATTCCTTGGAGGAGCAGTCGTCACTGCATTTACCAGCCCAATCCTCAACACAATAGCAAGCTTAGCTATACTCCTAGTTAAGCAAATTGCAGTGCTGATGATTGCAATCTTCGTTGGAGCAATATTTCCAAGATTTACAATTGATCAAGCTGCAAGGTTTTACTGGAAGTGGCCAACGATATTAGCAGCTGCAGGTGCTATATTAGCAGCTCTGTGA